A segment of the bacterium genome:
GACAGAAGGTTTAACCTAACATTTCTCATAAGAAGGTTTTCTCTCCCTTCATCCTCCTGGTCGGCAGTCAAAAGGTATTCTACACCAGCAATTCCAGGGGCAGCGTCTTGTGTGTTTACTGGCCGAGTAAAAAAAGAAATAGAATCTGCATCTCCAATAAAAGGTCCTGCCAATATTCCGCGAGGAGGTAAAGCAGACTGCAAGTCTCTACCCATAATATTAAAAGCAATGTCAGCTGCCCGTAAAGGAGCTATTGCTTCTTCACTCTTCTTTTTTGCCTTAAACCCAATATTCATAGCAGAATATAAAGAACCAGCAAGAAGAGCCATCATAGACATAGCAGCGAGCATCTCAATTAAAGAAAACCCTTTCTTATTTAAGTATTTCATTTCAATTTTTT
Coding sequences within it:
- a CDS encoding prepilin-type N-terminal cleavage/methylation domain-containing protein produces the protein MKYLNKKGFSLIEMLAAMSMMALLAGSLYSAMNIGFKAKKKSEEAIAPLRAADIAFNIMGRDLQSALPPRGILAGPFIGDADSISFFTRPVNTQDAAPGIAGVEYLLTADQEDEGRENLLMRNVRLNLLSLEEVEPYEEQLAYGVSSMEIQYFDGTVWLDAWDSTTVGDVLPTAVDVSLTIKFSISENGEQTHTYRRIFLLTCKSSTNEQVVSGLTDGV